The following proteins come from a genomic window of Bradysia coprophila strain Holo2 unplaced genomic scaffold, BU_Bcop_v1 contig_138, whole genome shotgun sequence:
- the LOC119074127 gene encoding 28S ribosomal protein S28, mitochondrial: MLSFLNTLSRNVIRTSVINNPAYGVPLQRAFFSDEIKADDSSTKTDESSTKTLGGFARAFEKFEKAKNFTEPKPVDNATFLSLLRNSKFIDMGDPVNKIVTGKIFHIVDDDLYIDFGWKFHCVCTRPQQNADDYIRGARVKLRVKDLELSSKFLGSEKDLTILEADCQLIGLVSSPRNATTATQ; encoded by the exons ATGCTGAGTTTTTTGAACACTCTCAGTAGGAATGTGATTCGCACCAGTGTCATCAACAATCCAGCATACGGCGTGCCATTGCAGCGAGCTTTCTTCAGTGACGAAATTAAAGCCGACGACAGTTCAACCAAAACCGATGAAAGTTCAACCAAAACCCTAGGCGGATTCGCAAGAgcatttgaaaaattcgaaaaggcAAAAAATTTCACAGAACCAAAGCCGGTGGACAACGCAACGTTCCTCTCATTGCttagaaattcgaaattcatcGAT ATGGGAGATCCAGTTAACAAAATTGTCACGGGAAAAATATTCCACATTGTGGACGACGATCTGTACATAGACTTtggttggaaatttcattgtgtGTGCACAAGACCCCAGCAAAATGCAGA CGACTACATTCGAGGGGCCAGAGTGAAGCTGCGCGTTAAGGATTTAGAATTGTCTTCAAAGTTTCTCGGTTCCGAGAAGGATCTAACAATATTGGAGGCAGACTGTCAGCTCATTGGATTAGTTTCGTCGCCTAGAAATGCAACGACTGCAACTCAATAA